In a single window of the Streptomyces sp. CGMCC 4.7035 genome:
- a CDS encoding ATP-binding protein — protein sequence MEHIEAQVALRGRDKELAALERVLATARAGSSAVLVLRGEAGIGKTALLDHAARRADGFRVVGIAGIESEMELAFASLHQLCAPMLGRLHELPGPQRDALSVAFGLREGEAPNRFLVGLAVLGLLAGAAEGRPLVCLVDDAQWLDDGSLQVLAFVARRLMAEAVALIFALRVPDDDRELAGLPELIVEGLSEPDARALLASAVRVPLDPLVRDRIVAEAHGNPMALLHVLRALAPAELAGGFWLPGRRPTASCLEDSFHQQFRSLPRESRRLLLTAAAEPTGDVGLLWRAAVLQGIPGDAAAPAEAGGLVEFGTRVRFHHPLVRSAIYRRTTVPDRRAAHRALAEATDPHVDPDRRAWHRAHAATRPDESVAVDLERQADRAQGRGGAAAAASFLRRAAELTPDPALRVTRALAAAQAAIDAGGADQAHNLLAVAEAGPLDDLQRARLERLRARLVFSQVRGGDAPRLLLDAAHRLAPLDATLARDTLLEAVGAAIFAGRLSAGPGQREVAEAARAGPSPPTPPRVVDVLLDSMAALIIDGHAAGVDGLRRALHVVLRERKSGVTEADRRWLWLAFRVTPEPLAPELWDDDAWHDLATGAVDIAREAGALAVLPMALTYQACFHVHAGAFDTAAALIDEATSISEAMGGVPMMYTSLLLGAWRARESQALDLIETTVEEVSARGEGRVLSLAEYATALLYNGLGRYDAALAAAERACQYEDLGFFGWALVELIEAAARSGQPETAAAALDKLTERTRASGTEWARGVEACSRALLSDGPAADALYQEAIEHLGRCRVAIQLARARLLYGEWLRRRNRRQESRTQLRSAYEAFSRAGADGFAERARRELLATGETVRRGTVGAVTQLTSQEAQIAGLARDGHTNCEIAAQLFISPRTVEWHLGNVFAKLGVSSRRQLRSVLSPAKPAT from the coding sequence ATGGAGCACATCGAGGCGCAGGTCGCACTGCGCGGCCGGGACAAGGAGCTGGCCGCGCTGGAGCGGGTGCTGGCCACAGCGCGGGCGGGCAGCAGCGCGGTCCTGGTCCTTCGCGGTGAGGCAGGGATCGGCAAGACCGCGTTGCTCGACCACGCGGCCCGCCGGGCCGACGGGTTCCGTGTCGTCGGCATCGCAGGCATCGAGTCGGAGATGGAGCTTGCCTTCGCGAGCCTTCATCAGCTCTGCGCGCCCATGCTGGGTCGGCTTCATGAGCTGCCCGGTCCGCAGCGCGATGCGTTGTCCGTCGCTTTTGGACTACGGGAGGGCGAGGCGCCCAACCGCTTCCTGGTGGGCCTGGCTGTGCTCGGTCTGCTCGCCGGCGCCGCCGAGGGGCGACCGCTGGTCTGCCTCGTCGATGACGCGCAGTGGCTCGACGACGGGTCCTTGCAGGTGCTGGCGTTCGTCGCCAGGCGGCTGATGGCCGAAGCGGTGGCTCTGATCTTCGCCCTGCGGGTGCCTGATGACGATCGTGAGCTGGCCGGTCTGCCGGAGCTGATCGTCGAGGGCCTCAGCGAGCCCGACGCGCGTGCTCTGCTGGCCTCGGCCGTCCGCGTGCCGCTCGACCCGCTGGTACGCGACCGGATCGTCGCCGAGGCTCACGGTAATCCGATGGCCCTGCTGCATGTACTGCGCGCGCTCGCCCCCGCTGAGCTGGCGGGCGGTTTCTGGCTCCCTGGCAGGCGCCCCACGGCGAGCTGCCTCGAAGACAGCTTCCACCAGCAGTTCCGATCACTTCCGCGAGAGAGCCGGCGGCTTCTGCTGACCGCCGCGGCCGAGCCGACCGGAGACGTGGGTCTGTTGTGGCGCGCGGCCGTACTGCAGGGGATACCGGGGGACGCCGCAGCGCCGGCCGAGGCAGGGGGACTGGTCGAGTTCGGTACCAGGGTGCGGTTCCACCACCCCCTGGTGCGCTCGGCGATCTACCGGAGGACCACCGTGCCGGATCGCCGGGCGGCGCACCGAGCACTGGCAGAAGCCACCGACCCCCACGTCGATCCTGATCGCAGGGCGTGGCATCGCGCTCACGCCGCCACCCGGCCCGACGAGAGCGTCGCCGTCGACCTGGAGCGCCAGGCCGACCGGGCTCAAGGCAGGGGAGGAGCCGCCGCGGCGGCCTCGTTCTTGCGGCGGGCGGCGGAACTGACGCCCGATCCCGCACTCCGCGTCACCCGTGCGTTGGCCGCCGCTCAGGCCGCCATCGACGCCGGCGGAGCCGACCAGGCCCACAACCTGCTGGCGGTCGCGGAGGCCGGCCCACTCGACGACCTGCAGCGCGCCCGACTCGAGCGGCTGCGGGCCCGGCTGGTGTTCTCCCAGGTACGCGGCGGCGACGCGCCCCGGCTGCTGCTCGACGCCGCACACCGGCTGGCGCCTCTCGATGCCACCCTCGCCCGCGACACCCTGCTGGAAGCGGTCGGCGCGGCGATCTTCGCCGGCCGTCTGAGTGCGGGGCCCGGGCAGCGGGAGGTGGCCGAGGCGGCCCGCGCGGGACCGTCGCCGCCGACGCCGCCGCGGGTGGTCGACGTCCTTCTGGACAGCATGGCCGCCCTGATCATCGATGGCCACGCCGCCGGCGTCGACGGGCTCAGGCGCGCACTGCACGTTGTTCTGCGGGAGCGGAAGTCGGGCGTGACGGAGGCGGACAGGCGCTGGCTGTGGCTGGCGTTCCGTGTGACACCCGAGCCTCTCGCACCGGAGCTGTGGGACGACGACGCGTGGCACGATCTGGCGACCGGCGCCGTCGACATCGCCCGCGAAGCGGGGGCGCTGGCCGTCCTTCCGATGGCGCTGACCTACCAGGCGTGCTTCCACGTGCACGCCGGCGCATTCGACACTGCCGCGGCTCTGATCGACGAAGCGACATCGATCTCGGAGGCGATGGGCGGCGTACCCATGATGTACACGTCACTGCTGCTCGGCGCCTGGCGAGCCCGCGAATCCCAGGCACTCGACCTCATCGAGACCACCGTCGAAGAGGTGAGCGCCCGGGGTGAGGGACGCGTTCTGAGCCTGGCCGAGTACGCGACCGCACTGCTGTACAACGGCCTCGGCCGCTACGACGCGGCGCTGGCTGCCGCCGAGCGCGCATGCCAGTACGAGGATCTGGGATTCTTCGGGTGGGCACTGGTCGAACTGATCGAGGCGGCCGCCCGCAGCGGACAGCCGGAGACCGCGGCGGCGGCGCTGGACAAGCTCACCGAACGCACACGCGCCAGCGGAACCGAGTGGGCACGGGGCGTGGAGGCCTGCTCGCGGGCACTGCTGAGCGACGGCCCGGCCGCCGATGCGCTCTACCAGGAGGCGATCGAGCATCTCGGACGCTGCCGGGTCGCCATCCAGCTGGCCCGCGCCCGCCTGCTGTACGGCGAGTGGCTGCGTCGCCGGAACCGCCGCCAGGAAAGCCGTACCCAACTACGCTCCGCCTACGAGGCCTTCAGCCGCGCCGGAGCCGACGGCTTCGCCGAGCGGGCCCGCAGAGAGCTTCTGGCGACCGGAGAAACCGTACGCAGGGGGACGGTCGGCGCCGTCACCCAACTCACCAGCCAGGAAGCCCAGATCGCCGGGCTGGCCAGAGACGGGCACACCAACTGCGAGATCGCCGCCCAGCTGTTCATCAGCCCACGCACAGTGGAGTGGCACCTCGGCAACGTGTTCGCCAAGCTCGGCGTCAGCTCTCGCAGACAACTCCGCTCGGTACTGTCTCCTGCCAAGCCGGCGACGTGA
- a CDS encoding magnesium and cobalt transport protein CorA: MSMVGNLRKVARFARRIRRVDLSHPARSPLGSTVVNCVIYREGVRQPGTDSVDEAVRQARKHRHGFVWLGLHEPTAEEFVGVAELFGLHPLAVEDAVHAHQRPKVEQYGEVLFAVFKTVTYVEHDRLTATSEVVDTGEIMVFTGPDFVVTVRHGRHGSLGPLREDLEADPGQLAKGPAAVLHAIADHVVDDYLTVADAVQNDIDQVESEVFTPHGSRSADAGRIYQLKRELLELKRAVVPLARPMGRLATEPRPTIAPEIQAYFRDVADHLARVTEQITAFDALLDSILQAHLAQVTVAQNEDMRKITAWASIIAVPTMVCGVYGMNFDHMPELHWRYGYPLALGVIAAACYFLHRGFKRNGWL, from the coding sequence ATGTCGATGGTCGGCAACCTGCGTAAAGTGGCACGTTTCGCACGGCGGATCCGCCGTGTCGACCTCAGCCATCCGGCCCGCTCCCCGCTCGGTTCCACAGTGGTCAACTGCGTCATCTACCGCGAGGGCGTCCGGCAGCCCGGCACGGATTCCGTCGACGAAGCGGTCCGCCAGGCACGCAAGCACCGCCATGGGTTCGTGTGGCTGGGTCTGCACGAGCCGACCGCGGAGGAGTTCGTGGGGGTCGCCGAGCTGTTCGGCCTGCATCCGCTGGCCGTCGAGGACGCCGTCCACGCCCACCAGCGGCCCAAGGTCGAACAGTACGGCGAGGTCCTGTTCGCCGTCTTCAAGACCGTCACCTACGTCGAGCACGACCGACTGACCGCCACCAGTGAGGTGGTGGACACCGGCGAGATCATGGTCTTCACCGGACCGGACTTCGTGGTCACCGTTCGCCACGGCCGCCACGGCTCCCTCGGACCGCTGCGCGAGGACCTGGAGGCCGACCCCGGCCAACTGGCCAAGGGTCCGGCGGCGGTGCTGCACGCGATCGCCGACCACGTCGTCGACGACTACCTGACCGTCGCCGACGCCGTCCAGAACGACATCGACCAGGTCGAGAGCGAGGTTTTCACACCACACGGCTCGCGCAGCGCCGACGCGGGCCGCATCTACCAGCTCAAGCGGGAACTGCTGGAGCTGAAACGGGCCGTGGTGCCCCTCGCTCGCCCCATGGGCCGGCTCGCCACCGAGCCCCGGCCCACCATCGCCCCGGAGATACAGGCCTACTTCCGCGACGTCGCCGATCACCTGGCCCGAGTCACCGAACAGATCACCGCCTTCGACGCCCTGCTCGATTCGATCCTCCAGGCCCACCTGGCACAGGTAACCGTGGCCCAGAACGAGGACATGCGCAAGATCACCGCCTGGGCGTCGATCATCGCAGTACCGACGATGGTCTGTGGCGTGTACGGCATGAACTTCGACCACATGCCCGAGCTGCACTGGCGCTACGGTTATCCGCTCGCCCTCGGTGTCATCGCCGCCGCCTGCTACTTCCTCCACCGCGGCTTCAAGCGCAACGGCTGGCTGTGA
- a CDS encoding APC family permease — MVQASRGEGSAVLERRLGVVDAVVIGLGSMLGAGIFAALGPAARAAGSGLLTGLAVAAVVAYCNAMSSARLAARYPQSGGTYVYGRERLGEFWGWLAGWGFVVGKTASCAAMALTVGSYVWPGHAHVVAVAAVVALTAVNYVGLQKAAWLTRAIVAVVLVVLAAVVVACLTSGEARAGRLDVGADATATGVLQAAGLLFFAFAGYARIATLGEEVRDPARTIPRAIPLALGITLVVYAAVAVAVLVVLGPKGLAGEAAPLAEAVRQAGVPGLAPVVRVGAAVAALGSLLALILGVSRTTLAMSRDRHLPHVLAAVHPRFKVPYRAELLVGAVVAVLAATTDVRGAIGFSSFGVLVYYAIANASAWTLTAEEKRPPRIIPVVGLVGCLSLAFTLPASSVVWGAAVLVVGAVAYGARRGVRAHRTP, encoded by the coding sequence ATGGTGCAGGCGTCGCGGGGTGAGGGATCCGCCGTGCTGGAGCGACGGCTGGGAGTGGTCGACGCCGTGGTGATCGGGCTCGGTTCGATGCTCGGTGCGGGGATCTTCGCCGCTCTCGGGCCGGCCGCGCGGGCGGCGGGGTCGGGGCTGCTGACCGGACTGGCGGTCGCGGCGGTGGTGGCGTACTGCAACGCCATGTCCTCGGCCCGGTTGGCCGCACGCTATCCGCAGTCCGGCGGGACCTATGTCTACGGTCGTGAGCGGCTGGGAGAGTTCTGGGGCTGGCTGGCCGGATGGGGGTTCGTGGTCGGGAAGACCGCGTCGTGTGCGGCGATGGCGCTCACCGTGGGCTCGTATGTGTGGCCGGGGCACGCACACGTCGTCGCCGTGGCCGCCGTGGTGGCGCTGACCGCGGTGAACTACGTGGGACTGCAGAAGGCGGCATGGCTGACGCGGGCGATCGTCGCGGTGGTGCTCGTGGTGCTCGCTGCCGTGGTGGTGGCCTGTCTGACCTCGGGCGAGGCGCGGGCCGGGCGCCTCGATGTGGGGGCGGACGCGACCGCCACCGGGGTGTTGCAGGCGGCGGGGCTCCTGTTCTTCGCGTTCGCCGGATACGCCCGGATCGCCACGCTGGGGGAGGAGGTACGGGATCCGGCGCGCACGATCCCGCGGGCGATTCCGCTCGCGCTGGGTATCACCTTGGTCGTGTACGCGGCGGTCGCCGTGGCGGTGCTGGTGGTGCTCGGGCCGAAGGGACTGGCGGGTGAGGCGGCGCCGCTGGCCGAGGCGGTGCGGCAGGCCGGTGTGCCGGGGCTGGCTCCGGTGGTGCGGGTGGGGGCCGCGGTCGCCGCGCTCGGCTCGCTGCTCGCGCTGATCCTGGGTGTCTCACGTACGACGTTGGCGATGTCCCGCGATCGTCACCTGCCGCACGTCCTGGCCGCCGTCCATCCGCGGTTCAAGGTGCCGTACCGGGCCGAACTGCTCGTGGGTGCCGTGGTGGCGGTTCTCGCCGCCACCACGGATGTGCGCGGCGCCATCGGGTTCTCCTCCTTCGGGGTTCTCGTGTACTACGCCATCGCCAACGCCTCCGCGTGGACCCTGACCGCCGAGGAGAAGCGGCCGCCGCGCATCATCCCCGTCGTCGGGCTCGTCGGCTGCCTGTCGCTGGCCTTCACCCTGCCCGCCTCGTCGGTCGTCTGGGGCGCGGCCGTGCTGGTCGTGGGGGCGGTCGCGTACGGGGCGCGGCGCGGCGTCAGGGCACACCGGACGCCGTAG
- the tgmB gene encoding ATP-grasp ribosomal peptide maturase, with product MTVLILTSEQDVTADMVVAELSGAGVPVVRLDPADLPGPVALSGEYVHGAYRGHVSTGDRLVSTNGLRSIWVRRPGVPATRVAEPSVWLTEESAQALYGMLHSTGARWMNRPDAARRARHKPWQLRVAQCSGLPVPATLITTVPQAAREFAERFPDLVVKPVSGTHPQDPPRAVPTTRIAPDADFSAVAFGPTLLQRRIAKRADIRLTAVGDRLLAARKPAVPDADHVDVRFSPSTEPWQPVNVPPRIATSVHDYLRQAELAYGAFDFAEDADGIWWFLECNQSGQFGFIEMDTGQPIARTIAEWLARHEPDSTSRPVGPLRMTR from the coding sequence ATGACCGTGCTGATCCTCACCTCTGAACAGGACGTGACGGCAGACATGGTGGTGGCCGAGTTGAGCGGAGCCGGGGTTCCGGTGGTCCGGCTCGACCCCGCGGATCTCCCCGGCCCGGTCGCCCTCTCGGGCGAGTATGTGCACGGGGCCTACCGCGGACACGTGTCCACCGGCGACCGCCTGGTGAGCACGAACGGACTGCGGTCCATCTGGGTGCGCAGGCCCGGAGTTCCGGCCACGCGGGTCGCCGAGCCGTCCGTCTGGCTGACCGAGGAATCCGCACAGGCCTTGTACGGGATGCTGCACAGCACCGGCGCACGCTGGATGAACCGGCCCGACGCCGCCCGACGGGCCCGCCACAAGCCCTGGCAGCTCCGCGTCGCCCAGTGCAGCGGACTCCCCGTGCCGGCCACCTTGATCACAACCGTTCCGCAGGCCGCCCGGGAGTTCGCCGAACGCTTCCCCGACCTGGTCGTCAAGCCCGTCTCCGGCACGCACCCCCAGGATCCACCCAGGGCGGTGCCCACCACTCGTATCGCTCCGGACGCCGACTTCTCCGCCGTCGCGTTCGGCCCGACCCTGCTGCAACGGCGGATCGCCAAGCGCGCCGACATCCGCCTCACCGCCGTCGGCGACCGGCTGCTGGCCGCCCGCAAACCGGCCGTCCCTGACGCCGACCACGTCGACGTCCGCTTCTCCCCTTCCACCGAGCCCTGGCAACCCGTCAACGTCCCGCCGCGCATCGCCACATCCGTGCACGACTATCTCCGCCAGGCCGAACTGGCCTATGGCGCCTTTGACTTCGCGGAGGACGCCGACGGGATCTGGTGGTTCCTGGAGTGCAACCAGTCGGGCCAGTTCGGATTCATAGAGATGGACACGGGACAGCCGATCGCCCGCACCATCGCGGAATGGCTGGCGCGCCACGAGCCGGATTCGACGTCACGCCCCGTCGGCCCGCTCCGCATGACCCGCTGA
- the tgmA gene encoding putative ATP-grasp-modified RiPP, with the protein MRPFALNYACPIEELEVSTPYSYDSGLQLNVLADGRIAARDYAVLREWGSTTSTAGSKTHFDD; encoded by the coding sequence ATGCGACCGTTCGCGCTCAACTACGCCTGCCCGATCGAGGAATTGGAGGTCAGCACTCCGTACAGCTACGACTCCGGACTGCAGTTGAACGTACTCGCCGACGGACGGATCGCAGCTCGCGATTACGCCGTGTTGCGAGAGTGGGGGTCCACGACCTCCACCGCCGGCTCGAAGACGCACTTCGACGACTGA
- a CDS encoding NACHT domain-containing protein — MDTQRGEWGGWQSPSEVRNIVQHSTVEYLVQVGYVHGNLVVNLPPTRDPADIAAEELARAVRARWSAEAAAWDLGDTQAPLSVRWLARWTSSADTGAAVRSDRLGDVVDTLCGLDPRRMLVLGGPGSGKSTLLAMTVLRLAERHLGDVTRGVLGDRATPVPVLLSLESWEAETMAFRDWLVGRIEEDHPGLPRVAGEHPARRLVRDGRVLAVLDGLDELPDHRRAAVVRELDAAPRESGFVMASRTEEYRALGLHMAGVSDIEALPVGPRDAARYLLRTAPDALHERWGQVVDELAEHPDGPLARALTTPLMIWLARRAYSGPYADPARLTDRAWLPTREAVEKHLLDEVIPAAFAPRAHDTERLHAPGRWNAVRARGWLAFLARELDRRRTAEFSWWRLNRAWAARLLTVPTLAALCIVLAESVLSVTTWAQDTYGDSVLPASIFEHTDMLAGFAFGMSLQMATMFWFGDRIWEPRRRANPFKAGAALRSASRAASVRRGLTAFAVLLVPSALLALLAQSYSHPGAFAAQALLSFAAPALVMAVIAAPSDTVDAATPDELLRDERRTTLLTLGVVAPMIGLGAGAHALLTGKGPVDVTAASVKALTGAVMVLVVLSEWSLWVVSKAWLALLGRVPWSLMEFLRDAYGQGLLMRYGGTYRFRHLRLQEHLAGRERHATPSPAVPAPRQQPLVVTQPQPRRRPPAAEPLPRFSEMLDNPPAMHELRGYTALSTDQAYVFSGRDRRLPLGHWPWGGLFMVVAMLRLAATGNWDEPAGWVSVAFWPVFALLINIVAYLLPKTTRELRVDAHGIEARMGRHRVAYAWQDVLAAGVRQVYVRGRNQRCFGPHVRLKPGAPTPKPVFRGRDGWYLVLPLHVRPTMPPDVVDAFARFSGGRWQG, encoded by the coding sequence ATGGACACTCAACGGGGTGAGTGGGGCGGATGGCAATCGCCGTCCGAAGTGCGCAACATCGTCCAGCACAGTACTGTCGAGTACCTGGTCCAGGTGGGCTACGTCCACGGCAACCTCGTGGTGAACCTGCCGCCCACCCGCGACCCGGCCGACATCGCCGCCGAGGAGCTGGCCCGCGCGGTGCGCGCCCGGTGGTCGGCCGAGGCCGCCGCCTGGGACCTCGGCGACACGCAGGCCCCGCTCTCCGTGCGGTGGCTCGCGCGCTGGACGTCCTCCGCGGACACCGGAGCGGCCGTACGCAGCGACCGGCTCGGTGACGTCGTCGACACGCTGTGCGGACTCGACCCGCGGCGGATGCTCGTGCTCGGTGGCCCCGGCTCCGGCAAGTCCACTCTGCTCGCCATGACCGTCCTGCGCCTGGCCGAGCGTCACCTGGGCGATGTGACCCGGGGTGTCCTCGGCGACCGCGCCACGCCCGTCCCGGTGCTGCTGTCGCTGGAGTCGTGGGAGGCGGAGACCATGGCCTTCCGCGACTGGCTGGTCGGGCGCATCGAGGAAGACCATCCGGGCCTGCCACGGGTGGCCGGGGAGCATCCGGCCCGTCGTCTGGTGCGTGACGGCCGGGTCCTGGCCGTTCTCGACGGCCTCGACGAGCTCCCCGACCACCGCCGGGCCGCCGTCGTCCGCGAACTCGACGCGGCTCCCCGGGAGTCGGGCTTCGTCATGGCCTCCCGCACCGAGGAGTACCGCGCCCTCGGCCTGCACATGGCCGGCGTCTCCGACATCGAGGCCCTCCCGGTCGGCCCCCGTGACGCGGCCCGCTATCTGCTGCGTACGGCCCCCGACGCGCTGCACGAGCGGTGGGGCCAGGTGGTCGACGAGTTGGCCGAACACCCGGATGGGCCGCTCGCGCGGGCACTGACGACCCCGCTGATGATCTGGCTCGCCCGCCGCGCCTACAGCGGCCCGTACGCCGACCCGGCCCGGCTCACCGACCGGGCCTGGCTGCCCACGCGGGAGGCCGTCGAGAAGCATCTGCTGGACGAGGTGATCCCGGCGGCCTTCGCGCCGCGCGCCCACGACACGGAGCGGCTTCACGCGCCCGGCCGCTGGAACGCGGTGCGCGCCCGGGGCTGGCTCGCCTTCCTCGCCCGCGAACTCGACCGCCGTCGCACCGCCGAGTTCTCCTGGTGGCGCCTGAACCGGGCATGGGCGGCCCGTCTCCTCACCGTGCCGACACTGGCGGCCTTGTGCATCGTGCTCGCCGAGTCGGTGCTGTCGGTCACCACATGGGCGCAGGACACGTACGGGGACTCGGTGCTGCCGGCGAGCATCTTCGAGCACACCGACATGTTGGCCGGTTTCGCTTTCGGTATGAGCCTTCAGATGGCCACGATGTTCTGGTTCGGCGACCGGATCTGGGAGCCACGGCGCCGGGCCAACCCCTTCAAAGCGGGCGCCGCCCTGCGCTCGGCCTCACGCGCGGCCTCCGTGCGCCGGGGCCTGACGGCGTTCGCCGTCCTCCTGGTGCCGAGTGCGCTGTTGGCGTTGTTGGCCCAAAGCTACTCCCACCCCGGCGCGTTCGCCGCGCAGGCCCTGCTGAGCTTCGCCGCACCGGCTCTGGTGATGGCTGTGATCGCCGCGCCGTCGGACACCGTCGACGCCGCCACACCCGACGAACTCCTGCGCGACGAGCGCCGCACCACCCTGCTCACCCTGGGCGTGGTCGCGCCGATGATCGGTCTCGGCGCGGGCGCACACGCGCTGCTGACCGGCAAGGGGCCCGTGGACGTCACGGCGGCCTCCGTGAAGGCCCTCACCGGCGCCGTGATGGTGCTCGTCGTGCTGAGCGAGTGGTCGCTGTGGGTGGTCTCCAAGGCATGGCTCGCGCTGCTGGGCCGGGTGCCCTGGTCGCTGATGGAGTTCCTCCGGGACGCCTACGGCCAGGGACTTCTCATGCGGTACGGCGGCACCTATCGCTTCCGGCATCTTCGGCTCCAGGAACACCTGGCAGGACGCGAACGGCACGCGACGCCCTCGCCCGCCGTCCCGGCACCACGACAGCAGCCCCTCGTCGTCACCCAACCCCAGCCGCGCCGACGACCGCCCGCCGCCGAGCCGTTGCCCCGTTTCTCGGAGATGCTGGACAACCCACCGGCGATGCACGAGCTGCGCGGCTACACCGCGCTCTCCACGGACCAGGCGTACGTCTTCTCGGGCCGCGACCGCCGCCTGCCACTGGGCCACTGGCCGTGGGGCGGACTGTTCATGGTCGTCGCGATGCTGCGCCTGGCGGCGACCGGTAACTGGGACGAGCCGGCGGGCTGGGTCAGCGTGGCGTTCTGGCCCGTCTTCGCGCTCCTCATCAACATCGTGGCGTACCTGTTGCCGAAGACCACCCGGGAACTGCGCGTCGACGCCCACGGGATCGAGGCCCGCATGGGACGCCACCGGGTTGCCTACGCCTGGCAGGACGTCCTCGCGGCCGGCGTCCGGCAGGTCTATGTCCGGGGCCGCAACCAGCGCTGTTTCGGCCCGCATGTGCGGCTCAAGCCCGGGGCGCCGACGCCGAAGCCGGTGTTCCGCGGCCGGGACGGGTGGTATCTCGTGCTGCCGCTGCACGTGCGCCCGACCATGCCCCCCGATGTGGTCGACGCGTTCGCGCGCTTCTCGGGTGGCCGTTGGCAGGGCTGA
- a CDS encoding SGNH/GDSL hydrolase family protein has translation MRQSRITACISSLLLAAACTVTGATTAQAAPEARATGYVALGDSYSAGVGAGSYLGSSVECLRSSQSYPALWAAAHAPSSFTFTACNGARTSDVMAGQLGALSTRTGLVSITVGGSDSGFSDVMMTCVLRGHSACLSAVAKARSYMDAALPGNLDRLYTAIRRKAPAARVVVLGYPHLYKLHGTCSAGLSDSERSAINNAVDHLNGVIAKRVADHGFTFGDVRSAFSGHEICSSSPWMRSVNWLAVTESYHPTALGQSRGYLRVFTGAA, from the coding sequence ATGAGACAGTCCCGAATCACGGCATGCATCTCCTCGCTCCTCCTCGCCGCCGCCTGCACCGTCACCGGTGCCACGACGGCGCAGGCGGCCCCCGAAGCGAGGGCCACGGGCTACGTGGCCCTCGGTGACTCCTACTCCGCCGGCGTGGGGGCCGGCAGCTACCTCGGCTCCAGCGTCGAGTGCCTGCGCAGCAGCCAGTCATATCCCGCGCTGTGGGCCGCGGCCCATGCACCGTCGTCGTTCACCTTCACCGCGTGCAACGGCGCACGCACGAGTGATGTCATGGCCGGCCAGCTCGGCGCGCTCAGTACCCGTACCGGCCTCGTCAGCATCACCGTCGGTGGCAGCGACTCGGGGTTCTCCGACGTCATGATGACCTGTGTGTTGCGAGGCCACAGCGCATGCCTGTCCGCCGTCGCCAAGGCGCGCTCCTACATGGACGCGGCCCTCCCGGGCAACCTGGACCGTCTCTACACGGCCATCAGAAGGAAGGCACCGGCCGCCCGCGTCGTGGTTCTGGGCTATCCGCACCTGTACAAGCTCCACGGCACCTGTTCGGCCGGCCTCTCGGACAGCGAGCGGTCCGCCATCAACAACGCCGTGGACCATCTGAACGGTGTCATCGCGAAGCGCGTCGCCGACCACGGGTTCACCTTCGGCGACGTCAGGTCCGCCTTCTCCGGGCACGAGATCTGCTCCTCCAGCCCCTGGATGCGCAGCGTCAACTGGCTCGCCGTCACCGAGTCGTACCACCCCACAGCACTCGGGCAGTCCCGCGGCTACCTTCGCGTGTTCACCGGCGCGGCCTGA